The Paenibacillus sp. FSL W8-0426 region CGATTTCGACAGGTTCGTCCGGCTGCAGCCCTTGGTCAACGCATTCATACTGTGCGCCCGCAAATTCAACCACGAAGTCCTGCTTCATCCGGCCAGCCACGATATTCGACTCCCCGATGAAGTCGGCCACGAAGCGATTGATCGGCTCGTCGTAAATGTCGTTCGGCGTGCCGCTCTGCTGGATGAGTCCCCCGTTCAGGACAAAAATCTCGTCCGACATCGCCAGCGCCTCTTCCTGATCATGTGTGACGAAAATGAACGTGATCCCGAGCCGCTGCTGCAGCTCGCGCAGTTCGTACTGCATCTCGGTGCGCAGCTTCAGGTCCAATGCCGAAAGCGGCTCGTCCAGCAGCAAAATTTCCGGCTCGTTCACGATCGCGCGGGCGATGGCCACGCGCTGGCGCTGACCGCCCGACATTTCTCCGATCTCCCGGTTTTCATAACCGGACAGGTTGACGAATTTCAAAGCTTCCAACACTTTGCTGCGAATTTCAGCCGTTTTCATTTTTTTGATGCGCAAGCCGAAGGCCACGTTCTCGAATACGTTCAGATGCGGAAATAACGCATAATCCTGAAAAACGGTATTCACCTGTCGCTGATGCGCAGGGATATGGTTGATCAAGGCACCATTGAAGTAAATATTGCCCTGCGTCGGTTGCGCAAAGCCCGCAATCAGCCTTAGAATCGTCGTTTTGCCGCAGCCCGAAGGGCCGAGCAGCGTATAGAATTTACCCCGTTCGATCTCGAAGCTGACTCCCTTCAATACGGCATCATCGTCGTCGTACTGTTGAGTCACCCGTTCGAACCGGATAATCGGTTGTTGTTCTGACATGTCTCGCATCGCCCCCTTAATCTTGAGGTTTACCCTAAGAAACCTTATCCATTATACACGACTTTGGTTCAGCCATGTTTCGAATAAGGTTAATTTACCCCATTTTCTTAGGATTGGAAAGGCATTCCGGCACGGACTGCCCTAATGGATCGACTAGCATACGGACCATAGGAGTTCCAAAAATAATTCCAAAAACAGAATCGAACATGCGTTCCCAAAAGGTATAATATGGTATAATGAATGGGACAAAGCATCCGGTGGTACTACGTCACGGCGAAGATGCCCTGAGAGGGGGTGACGCTGTGTCGCTTGATCTTTTGGTGAAAATGCTGGACGTGCTGCTCAAACTGGTCGGTATTTCGGCCGGTTTGCAAACGTTAATCGGTCCGCGGAAGAAAACACGCAAAGTCAAGAAAAACCACCGGCAATAGGTTGGAGCCCCACCCGGTGGTTTTTCAGTGAAGTGTCGAAATCTCGCCGTGGTTGCCCACCGGCCGACTTTGTCAACATCCGCGATGTTCCCGCATCGCGGATGTTTTATGCTGCTACGGTTCTTATAGCACCAGTATACCACAATCGAAACGATGGGAACCATTTCAAAACCGATCTCGACCGCGCCGTTGATGCCAGTATTCTGATTTGGCCGATCGACGCATATGATGTCGGGGATATGTAAATATGTGTGCAAGGAAACGGTCTGAACGCATGGAGTGAATTTCCGTACTGCGGAAAGGAGGCACCTATGGATCTTCGCCGTAATTTGCCGTTATTAATCGTGGTCTGTTTTCTCAGCCAGATGGGAGGATTCATGATTCTCCCCCTGTTTCCGCTGTTTATTGATGGATTGGGGTTGTCCAGCTGGACGATGGGAATCATCTTTGCCATGTTTTATGTCGGGAAAGTCATCGGAGGCATGCCCGCTGCCGGGTTGTATCGAAAAACGGGAGGCAAAACGTCGCTCATCCTCATGCTGCTGATGCTCGCGCTCTGCATGGCCGGCTTCGCCATGGCCTCCTCGGCCCTGCTGCTCGGCCTGCTGCGGCTGCTGCAAGGGCTTGCTTCTACCGGGCTTACCGTCACGGTGCGTTCGATCATCGGTGATGGCGGCAGCGAGCACAATCGCGGGCTGTACAATGGCTATATCAGCAGCAGCGAGGGTGGCGGCATGGTGCTCGGCCCGGTCGTCAGCGGCTGGCTGGCGCTGCATTTCCCGCCTTCCGTGCCCTTTTGGCTGGTCACGGTTTGCTGCCTGGTCGCCATGCTTGCGGCCATGGCTATACGCAACACAACAACAAGTTCTAAGGCTGACGCCGGATCATCGTCCAAAGTGGACGCTGCGATGCTACCCGCCGCCGCTTCCCCGTCCCCTGCCTCCTTTACGGAAACCGATGAAAGTGCCAACCGGGCTGGACTCCGCGGCGAGCTTACACCCAGCCAGCAGCTGTTCGGTTATAGCCTGGTGCATTTTCTGGAAATGAGCGCATATGCCGTCTTCTTGACCTATTTTGCACTCTATGCGACCCATATCATGCAATGGAACTCCTTCTCCATCAGCCTGGCCTTTACGGTCGTAGGCATTTCAACCTTGGCCGCAGCGCCGCTGGCAGGTTATCTCTCGGATCGCATGGGAGACCGCCTGCTGCTCTGCATGCTGGGCATGCTGTTCATCGGGGTGGAGGTCGCTGTGTTCCTGACGACATCGTCGTATGTCTGGGTATATCTCGGCATGCTGATCGGCGGAGTCGGCGGGGCATGTTATATGGACTCCTTTTTCGCGCACATCGGCGATCATATTCCGGAGACTGGCCGCAGTGAAGCCATCGGCAAAATCGTCTCGGCCGCAGAGATCGGCTCCATCGTCTCTCCGTTGATTGCAGCGCTGCTGGCGGAAGCCGGATCGCTGTACGCCGTCTTTTGGTTCAACCTCGCACTCATTGGTGCGGCGATCACCGTGCAAGCCTTCATGCGCAAGCAGCTTCGCACCGAACATTTGTCGTCCGAGAATGCACGCAGCAAACAATAAAATTTGACTCAAAGGAGACCAAAATCCGTCCTTCTTGAATGGATCGTCAGCCATTTTGAATGAGCGCGGCGATTTGCCCTGCGTGCTCGGCTATTTTGCTGCGCAGAAAGGGATCTGTCTTCTCAGGCAAAGCCGACGGATGGAAAAACATCGCTTCGAGAACTTCCACCCCATCCGGCCTTAGCTCACCCTCGTATTCGGTGCAGACGTAGCCGATCACCACATTGGAGTACACGTGGCCGTTCCGCAGCTTGGTATATAAATCTTTGCCCGAAAACACGCCGTACAACCGCAGCCGCCCTAGCTCGATCCCCAATTCTTCCCTGACTTCGCGCATGGCGCATTCCTCGGCGGATTCGTCCAGTTCCATGCATCCCCCCGGCACGCCCCAAGTATCATCGACATGGCGCACCAGCAAAATTTCCCCGACCGGATTGAGGATCAGCACACTTGGCCTTACCAGAATGAGCGGCGCATTGCCGATTCGTTCACGCAAAGACTCGACATATCCCATTTTCGGACATCTCCTTATTATGTGAAGTTATGGAGTAAGTATAGTTCCGGAAAATCACCCAATAAAGAGAAAAGAATAGAGAATACATTTCC contains the following coding sequences:
- a CDS encoding NUDIX domain-containing protein → MGYVESLRERIGNAPLILVRPSVLILNPVGEILLVRHVDDTWGVPGGCMELDESAEECAMREVREELGIELGRLRLYGVFSGKDLYTKLRNGHVYSNVVIGYVCTEYEGELRPDGVEVLEAMFFHPSALPEKTDPFLRSKIAEHAGQIAALIQNG
- a CDS encoding ABC transporter ATP-binding protein: MSEQQPIIRFERVTQQYDDDDAVLKGVSFEIERGKFYTLLGPSGCGKTTILRLIAGFAQPTQGNIYFNGALINHIPAHQRQVNTVFQDYALFPHLNVFENVAFGLRIKKMKTAEIRSKVLEALKFVNLSGYENREIGEMSGGQRQRVAIARAIVNEPEILLLDEPLSALDLKLRTEMQYELRELQQRLGITFIFVTHDQEEALAMSDEIFVLNGGLIQQSGTPNDIYDEPINRFVADFIGESNIVAGRMKQDFVVEFAGAQYECVDQGLQPDEPVEIVIRPEDLEITTEEQGKLKVRVDSQLFRGVHYEISSYDDAGNEWLVHSTKKATVGERIGLYFDPEAIHVMRLNETEEEFDKRLESYQEATHAD
- a CDS encoding MFS transporter, which gives rise to MDLRRNLPLLIVVCFLSQMGGFMILPLFPLFIDGLGLSSWTMGIIFAMFYVGKVIGGMPAAGLYRKTGGKTSLILMLLMLALCMAGFAMASSALLLGLLRLLQGLASTGLTVTVRSIIGDGGSEHNRGLYNGYISSSEGGGMVLGPVVSGWLALHFPPSVPFWLVTVCCLVAMLAAMAIRNTTTSSKADAGSSSKVDAAMLPAAASPSPASFTETDESANRAGLRGELTPSQQLFGYSLVHFLEMSAYAVFLTYFALYATHIMQWNSFSISLAFTVVGISTLAAAPLAGYLSDRMGDRLLLCMLGMLFIGVEVAVFLTTSSYVWVYLGMLIGGVGGACYMDSFFAHIGDHIPETGRSEAIGKIVSAAEIGSIVSPLIAALLAEAGSLYAVFWFNLALIGAAITVQAFMRKQLRTEHLSSENARSKQ